Proteins from a genomic interval of Symmachiella macrocystis:
- a CDS encoding SOUL family heme-binding protein, whose product MSWKKVIYACLTTFLVTVAYFGWRLTARSAYETAKYTVIEVDGSFETRSYPDLMLATTNMKVQPEDDDGSFMRLFQYISGANDNDQKVAMTTPVFMESQNADSPGQMGFVLPKDVSEVRVPEPSDEEVEIEKRAGGKFAVVRFAGRMNSETVAKAKKDLQQWMDSRGFVAEGAPELAGYDPPWTPGPLRRNEILIRLQ is encoded by the coding sequence ATGTCCTGGAAAAAAGTCATCTATGCCTGTCTCACCACGTTCTTGGTCACTGTCGCCTATTTTGGCTGGCGGTTGACGGCCAGAAGCGCTTACGAGACAGCGAAGTACACCGTGATTGAAGTCGACGGTTCATTCGAAACACGCAGCTATCCGGACTTGATGCTGGCAACAACCAACATGAAAGTTCAACCGGAAGACGACGATGGTAGTTTCATGCGACTGTTTCAGTACATCAGCGGTGCCAACGATAATGATCAAAAAGTTGCAATGACGACGCCCGTGTTCATGGAATCACAAAACGCCGATAGCCCAGGTCAAATGGGATTCGTGCTGCCGAAGGACGTCAGTGAAGTACGCGTACCGGAACCCTCTGATGAAGAGGTCGAAATCGAAAAACGCGCTGGGGGAAAATTCGCTGTCGTGCGATTCGCCGGTCGAATGAATAGTGAAACGGTAGCAAAGGCAAAAAAGGACCTGCAACAGTGGATGGACAGCCGCGGCTTCGTCGCAGAGGGCGCGCCTGAGCTTGCCGGATATGATCCCCCTTGGACACCTGGCCCATTGCGGCGCAATGAGATTTTGATCCGGTTGCAATAA
- a CDS encoding DUF2177 family protein has translation MYYLKLYCCTLLCFFVIDMVWLVLIARGFYQKHLGFMLKDNPNWPAAIVFYLLFVFGLLIFVIVPSLDASSTKKVLILGCLYGVITYATYDLTNLATVKNWPWIVTVVDMIWGGVLATSVSYLGYLAGKWLQ, from the coding sequence ATGTATTATCTCAAGTTGTACTGCTGCACTCTCCTGTGCTTTTTCGTGATCGACATGGTCTGGTTGGTCTTGATCGCGCGTGGGTTTTACCAGAAACATTTGGGATTCATGCTCAAGGACAATCCCAATTGGCCGGCCGCCATCGTGTTCTATCTCTTGTTTGTTTTTGGGCTGTTGATCTTCGTCATCGTCCCGAGTCTAGATGCTAGCTCAACGAAAAAGGTACTCATTTTGGGTTGTTTGTACGGCGTAATCACGTACGCAACTTATGACCTAACCAATTTGGCCACAGTTAAGAATTGGCCGTGGATTGTGACGGTTGTGGATATGATATGGGGCGGGGTTTTGGCAACGTCAGTCAGCTATCTGGGCTACCTGGCTGGCAAGTGGTTGCAGTGA
- a CDS encoding Lacal_2735 family protein, protein MFGLFANKKSKLEAKYAKLLEEAHRLSHSSRIQSDLKTAEAEEVLKAIKELEASEAK, encoded by the coding sequence ATGTTTGGCCTATTCGCAAATAAAAAAAGCAAACTCGAAGCCAAGTACGCCAAGTTGCTCGAGGAGGCACATCGCTTATCTCACTCCAGCCGCATTCAAAGTGATCTCAAGACGGCTGAAGCAGAAGAGGTTTTAAAAGCAATCAAAGAGTTAGAGGCAAGCGAAGCAAAATAA
- a CDS encoding DUF1501 domain-containing protein, which yields MTIDQAHSPEPVVDRRDMLRRCGMGMGGLMFSQLLAESGSVQKTLQAATSNPLSPKMPQFPARAKHVIHLFMNGGPSHVDTFDPKPKLDEFHGKKLPIENLRTERPTGAAFKSPFKFQQYGESGIPVSELFKHTAESIDEIAVIRSMHADAPNHEPSLLLMNCGEARQIRPSMGSWLTYGMGTDNQNLPAFVVMCPGGYPIQESQNWQAGFLPGIYQGTYIDTKHKEINKLIANVENNRLGKSQQRKQLDLLQQMNEKHLQERGHDPKLEARIQAYELAYRMQIEAADVFDVSSEPKHILDMYGPGVQARQILIARRLVERGVRFVQVWHGAGQPWDNHDDIEVNHRRLAGQCDQAIGALLKDLKQRGLLEETLVIWGGEFGRTPVVELPKKGSNAGKINGRDHNHWGFTTWMAGGGVRGGYVHGATDEFGFRAVEDKVHVHDLHATIMKLMGFDHETFTYRYAGRDFRFTDVHGRVVNELIA from the coding sequence ATGACTATCGATCAAGCACACAGTCCTGAACCTGTCGTCGACCGCCGTGACATGCTCCGCCGTTGCGGCATGGGTATGGGGGGATTGATGTTTTCGCAATTGCTGGCCGAAAGCGGTTCGGTACAGAAGACGCTCCAAGCGGCGACGTCCAATCCGCTCTCGCCCAAAATGCCGCAGTTTCCCGCTCGCGCGAAACATGTGATTCACCTGTTCATGAATGGCGGCCCCAGCCACGTCGATACATTCGATCCCAAGCCGAAGCTCGACGAATTTCATGGCAAAAAGTTGCCCATCGAAAACCTACGGACCGAACGCCCCACCGGAGCCGCCTTCAAGTCGCCCTTCAAGTTCCAGCAATACGGCGAAAGCGGCATCCCGGTCAGCGAACTGTTCAAACATACCGCCGAGTCAATCGACGAAATCGCCGTCATCCGCTCGATGCATGCCGATGCGCCAAATCATGAGCCGTCACTGTTGCTGATGAACTGCGGCGAAGCACGGCAAATCCGCCCCAGCATGGGATCCTGGCTGACCTACGGCATGGGAACGGACAACCAAAACCTGCCCGCATTTGTCGTGATGTGCCCGGGCGGATATCCGATTCAGGAATCCCAAAACTGGCAAGCCGGTTTTTTGCCGGGGATCTATCAAGGAACATACATCGATACCAAACACAAAGAGATCAACAAGCTGATCGCCAACGTCGAGAACAATCGGTTGGGCAAATCACAGCAGCGCAAACAACTCGACCTGCTGCAACAGATGAACGAAAAACATCTGCAGGAGCGGGGCCACGACCCCAAGTTGGAAGCGCGCATCCAGGCATACGAACTCGCCTACCGCATGCAAATCGAAGCCGCCGATGTCTTCGACGTCAGCAGTGAACCGAAACACATCCTCGACATGTACGGACCCGGCGTTCAAGCGCGACAGATTTTGATCGCCCGCCGCTTGGTGGAACGGGGCGTGCGGTTCGTGCAGGTCTGGCACGGTGCCGGCCAACCGTGGGACAACCACGACGATATCGAAGTCAATCACCGTCGCCTCGCCGGTCAATGCGATCAAGCCATCGGCGCACTGCTCAAGGATTTGAAGCAGCGGGGCCTGCTTGAAGAGACGCTCGTCATTTGGGGCGGAGAGTTCGGCCGCACACCGGTCGTCGAGTTGCCCAAAAAAGGTTCCAACGCCGGCAAGATCAACGGCCGCGACCACAACCACTGGGGCTTTACGACCTGGATGGCGGGCGGCGGCGTTCGCGGTGGTTACGTGCATGGTGCGACGGACGAATTCGGCTTCCGCGCCGTCGAGGACAAAGTCCACGTCCACGACCTGCATGCTACGATCATGAAGCTGATGGGGTTCGATCACGAAACGTTCACCTACCGTTACGCCGGTCGCGATTTCCGGTTCACGGACGTGCACGGCCGCGTTGTGAATGAACTGATCGCCTAA
- a CDS encoding PSD1 and planctomycete cytochrome C domain-containing protein: MRRLSYAILICLCGPLTICAEEPPAKITAEQEKFFETKIRPVLVQSCYECHSAKKQQFGLRVDSRKFLVDGGDGGSALTPGKVDESRLWEVLQHDPDDTQMPPDSKLPDDVLANFKAWIEMGAPWPASDVPAEAADDVHSNWRDHWAYQPIKRPAVPSPDNDAWSLTEIDRFIAAKLATAGLAPSQPADKESQLRRLKYDLLGLPAEYEEVQRFVNNNSPTAYDELVDEYLALPQFGERWGRHWLDVSRYADTKGYVFQEDRNYPDAWRYREWVIGALNQNLPYNEFVIKQIAADLVSDDPADLHAMGFLTLGRRFLNNRHDIIDDRIDVVTRGLMGLTVTCARCHDHKFDPIPAADYYSLYGVFNSCDEPKNEPSTLRLVDKEKPADPVIFLRGKPGNNGPKVPRQFLQVVHREERQPFQKGSGRLEMAQAIVAADNPLTARVWANRVWGHLIGNGLVRTPSDFGVRADPPTHPELLDYLAGTLIDNSWSTKQLIRAIVKSQTYRQRSDATLEIIESDPENELLTHMNRRRRDFEGLRDAVLAASGELDPTLGGKSVKITEQPFPKRRTVYAFVDRQNLPGLFRAFDFAGPDTHSPKRYETDVPQQALFLMNSPFVLEQATQLVESIALDDPAEKVRRIYQQVLARQPTDSEIELAVRYVTGAVADDDPVQPNPWSYGYGDLDPEAGKLKAFTPLPHFTGKAWQGGAKLPDDTLSWTMLNPKGGHPGKNLQQVTVRRWTAPADGRISVRGKLKHPRKEGDGVRGRILVAGVQQGEAWHVHNAEKKTPLKDIPVKAGETVEFVTDMWETLSHDGFEWPVTITLQPMADDSAVKYGAEAQFAGPPPSPLTAWAQFAQILLLSNEFQFVD; encoded by the coding sequence ATGCGAAGACTCTCTTACGCGATATTGATCTGTCTGTGCGGACCGCTCACGATCTGTGCGGAGGAACCGCCGGCCAAGATCACTGCGGAACAGGAAAAGTTCTTCGAAACGAAGATCCGCCCCGTGCTCGTGCAGTCGTGCTACGAATGCCATTCGGCCAAAAAACAACAGTTCGGATTGCGCGTCGACAGTCGAAAATTTTTGGTAGACGGAGGCGACGGCGGCTCCGCACTCACACCGGGCAAGGTGGACGAAAGCCGGTTGTGGGAAGTGCTGCAACATGATCCCGACGACACACAGATGCCCCCTGACAGCAAATTGCCCGACGATGTGTTGGCCAATTTCAAGGCTTGGATTGAGATGGGCGCACCGTGGCCGGCCTCGGATGTTCCGGCTGAAGCCGCTGATGATGTGCATTCCAATTGGCGCGACCATTGGGCTTATCAGCCCATCAAGCGCCCGGCTGTTCCGAGTCCCGATAACGATGCCTGGAGCCTGACCGAAATCGACCGATTCATCGCCGCCAAACTTGCTACGGCCGGACTTGCCCCCTCACAGCCGGCCGACAAAGAGTCGCAGCTGCGTCGATTAAAATATGACCTGCTCGGCCTGCCCGCTGAATACGAAGAGGTCCAGCGATTCGTCAACAACAATTCACCAACGGCCTATGACGAGTTGGTCGACGAGTATCTGGCGTTGCCGCAATTCGGCGAACGTTGGGGACGGCATTGGCTGGATGTTTCGCGGTATGCGGACACGAAAGGCTATGTCTTTCAAGAGGATCGCAACTATCCGGATGCTTGGCGGTATCGCGAATGGGTAATCGGCGCGCTCAACCAAAATTTGCCATACAACGAATTCGTGATCAAGCAAATCGCCGCCGACCTTGTCTCGGACGACCCGGCCGATTTGCATGCAATGGGATTTTTGACTTTGGGTCGGCGATTTTTGAACAATCGCCACGACATCATCGACGACCGCATCGATGTCGTCACACGCGGGTTGATGGGACTGACCGTGACCTGCGCTCGTTGCCACGACCACAAGTTCGACCCGATTCCTGCAGCGGATTATTATTCGCTCTACGGCGTGTTCAACAGTTGCGATGAACCGAAGAACGAACCCTCAACGTTGCGGTTGGTGGATAAAGAAAAACCAGCCGACCCTGTGATTTTTCTCCGCGGCAAACCAGGGAACAACGGCCCCAAGGTTCCGCGGCAGTTCTTGCAAGTCGTGCACCGCGAAGAACGACAACCGTTTCAAAAGGGAAGCGGGCGATTGGAAATGGCGCAGGCGATCGTCGCAGCCGACAATCCACTCACCGCTCGCGTCTGGGCCAATCGTGTCTGGGGACATTTGATCGGCAACGGACTGGTGCGTACACCGAGTGATTTCGGCGTCCGCGCCGATCCGCCCACACATCCGGAATTGTTGGATTATTTGGCCGGCACGCTGATCGACAACAGCTGGTCGACAAAACAACTGATTCGCGCGATTGTCAAATCACAAACGTATCGTCAACGCAGCGATGCCACGCTCGAGATCATTGAGAGCGATCCGGAAAACGAATTGTTGACACACATGAACCGCCGCCGCCGAGATTTTGAGGGGCTGCGCGACGCGGTGTTAGCTGCCTCTGGCGAATTGGACCCCACCCTCGGTGGCAAGTCCGTGAAAATCACCGAACAACCCTTTCCGAAACGGCGAACGGTGTATGCCTTTGTCGATCGCCAAAATCTGCCGGGACTGTTCCGCGCGTTCGACTTTGCTGGTCCCGATACGCATTCCCCCAAACGCTACGAAACCGATGTTCCACAACAAGCGCTGTTTCTGATGAACAGCCCGTTTGTTTTGGAACAAGCGACGCAGTTGGTGGAATCAATCGCCCTCGATGACCCAGCAGAGAAGGTACGGCGGATTTATCAACAAGTCCTGGCTCGACAACCGACGGACAGCGAAATCGAATTGGCTGTGCGTTACGTCACCGGAGCGGTAGCGGATGATGATCCTGTGCAACCCAATCCATGGAGTTATGGCTACGGTGACCTTGATCCCGAAGCGGGGAAACTGAAGGCATTCACCCCCCTGCCCCACTTCACCGGCAAGGCGTGGCAGGGAGGCGCGAAGCTGCCCGATGACACGTTGAGCTGGACGATGCTCAATCCCAAGGGAGGGCACCCAGGTAAAAATTTGCAGCAAGTGACCGTGCGGCGGTGGACCGCTCCGGCCGATGGTCGCATCTCCGTCCGCGGGAAACTGAAACACCCCAGAAAAGAGGGCGACGGCGTGCGAGGCCGCATCTTGGTCGCCGGCGTTCAGCAGGGCGAAGCCTGGCACGTCCACAACGCCGAAAAGAAAACACCGCTCAAAGACATTCCCGTCAAAGCAGGCGAGACGGTCGAATTTGTGACCGACATGTGGGAAACGTTGAGTCACGATGGTTTCGAGTGGCCGGTCACGATCACGTTGCAACCGATGGCGGATGACTCTGCAGTCAAATATGGTGCGGAGGCGCAATTCGCCGGCCCGCCCCCCAGTCCGCTCACCGCATGGGCGCAATTCGCGCAGATTTTATTGCTTTCCAACGAGTTCCAGTTCGTGGATTGA
- a CDS encoding M81 family metallopeptidase, translated as MRIAIGGVLHETSTCVDTKTTLQDFEHDRGIIRGDDVLSRFRGTNVCTGGFIEGAETFGFEAVPLLRASAFPGGLIDRGDYDALKAEFLQRLTDAEAEGGPVDGVLLDLHGAMVVEGIDDGDGDFIAAVRTAIGPDRPIIVTQDLHGNHTKFRVAQADALIGFDTFPHIDMAERGVEAAEMMVRTVRGEIHPVTAIYQLPMFWATRCQVTAHPPMDEVIRLMHDMEQRPGILSITIATGFPWADVPEVGGSVMVVADCDVDLAQRTADEFGNWIWERRQRWYSAPVTIKEALAAGEAAGRYPIIVADHADNTGGGSPGDSTEVLRTFLEQGLEDALVLYMVDPEVAAQAHAAGVGASLAVSLGGKSSPVQGAPIEATAEVVAISDGQFAYDGPMFAGLTGSMGTSAWLKIDGVSIVVVCAREQPFDPAFARSLGIDCAAMKYISVKSAAHFRAAFEPLAGSIYNVDAAGIHTHNFRDLPFKKRTRPVFPVEIPPDT; from the coding sequence ATGCGGATTGCTATCGGGGGTGTCCTGCACGAAACGAGTACCTGTGTCGACACGAAGACGACGCTACAGGACTTTGAGCATGACCGAGGGATCATTCGCGGCGACGACGTGCTCTCGCGGTTTCGTGGGACGAACGTCTGCACGGGGGGCTTTATTGAGGGGGCGGAGACATTCGGGTTCGAAGCGGTGCCGCTATTACGGGCGTCGGCGTTTCCCGGTGGTCTGATTGACCGCGGGGACTACGATGCGCTCAAAGCAGAGTTCCTCCAGCGATTAACAGATGCCGAGGCTGAAGGAGGGCCGGTGGATGGGGTGTTGTTGGACCTGCATGGCGCGATGGTCGTTGAGGGGATCGACGATGGCGATGGGGATTTTATCGCAGCAGTCCGCACCGCGATTGGGCCGGATCGGCCAATTATTGTCACGCAGGATTTGCATGGCAATCACACCAAGTTCCGCGTTGCACAGGCAGATGCCTTGATCGGCTTCGACACGTTTCCTCACATCGACATGGCCGAGCGGGGCGTTGAAGCAGCTGAGATGATGGTCCGTACCGTTCGTGGAGAGATCCATCCCGTCACGGCGATTTATCAATTGCCGATGTTTTGGGCAACGCGCTGTCAGGTGACCGCTCACCCGCCGATGGACGAAGTCATCCGCTTGATGCACGACATGGAACAACGGCCGGGGATTTTGAGCATCACCATTGCGACCGGTTTTCCCTGGGCAGACGTGCCGGAGGTCGGCGGTTCGGTGATGGTGGTTGCCGACTGCGATGTTGATTTGGCGCAACGCACCGCTGATGAATTTGGAAACTGGATTTGGGAGCGTCGCCAACGTTGGTATTCCGCCCCGGTAACGATCAAGGAAGCATTGGCCGCTGGTGAAGCAGCAGGTCGCTATCCGATTATCGTAGCCGACCATGCGGACAATACTGGCGGCGGTTCGCCCGGGGACTCGACGGAAGTCCTGCGAACATTTTTGGAGCAAGGTTTAGAGGACGCGTTGGTGCTCTACATGGTCGACCCCGAAGTGGCCGCCCAGGCGCATGCAGCTGGTGTCGGCGCAAGTCTCGCGGTGTCATTAGGAGGCAAGTCGAGTCCGGTGCAAGGAGCACCCATTGAGGCGACGGCGGAAGTGGTCGCGATTTCCGACGGCCAGTTCGCTTATGACGGGCCGATGTTTGCCGGGCTGACCGGCAGCATGGGAACGTCAGCTTGGTTGAAAATCGACGGCGTTTCGATCGTTGTCGTTTGTGCCCGCGAACAACCCTTCGATCCAGCGTTCGCCCGCAGCCTGGGAATCGACTGCGCAGCGATGAAATATATTTCAGTCAAATCCGCAGCACATTTCCGCGCCGCCTTCGAACCACTGGCCGGCTCGATTTACAACGTCGACGCCGCCGGGATCCACACGCACAATTTTCGCGACCTACCATTTAAAAAACGAACCCGCCCCGTTTTTCCAGTTGAGATACCACCAGACACATAA